A genomic segment from Streptomyces sp. NBC_00237 encodes:
- a CDS encoding TauD/TfdA family dioxygenase: MTSAPTRSGPAEERSLPLLVTPPQPGADLVSWAAGARRELRADLQRHGALLLRGWEVPSVAVFEEFLRTAIGEPLAYELRSSPRHAVANNVYTSTDHPADEAIFLHNEQSYGHVWPRCIAFHCVTEPATDGATPIADLRAVTRRIDRETAAHFADGYQLVRHFHEGMGLSWQTAFGCESREEAEEICARHDIRCEWLDDGLLRTRQLRPVTAGHPATGDELWFNHLVFFHPTTLAPDVQEALLSAFPADQLPYDTRHADGSPIDPAVVARLRAAYEAESVRFSWRRGDILVLDNMLTSHAREPYTGERRIVVAMAEAVERAGARS; this comes from the coding sequence ATGACCTCTGCTCCGACCAGATCCGGTCCGGCCGAGGAACGGTCCCTGCCGTTGCTGGTCACCCCTCCGCAGCCGGGCGCCGACCTCGTCTCCTGGGCGGCCGGGGCGCGGCGGGAGCTGCGCGCGGACCTCCAGCGGCACGGCGCACTGCTGCTGCGCGGCTGGGAGGTCCCCTCGGTCGCCGTGTTCGAGGAGTTCCTGCGCACCGCGATCGGTGAGCCCCTCGCCTACGAGCTGCGCTCCTCGCCCCGCCACGCGGTCGCCAACAACGTCTACACCTCGACCGACCACCCCGCCGACGAAGCGATCTTCCTGCACAACGAGCAGTCGTACGGGCACGTCTGGCCGCGCTGCATCGCCTTCCACTGCGTGACCGAACCGGCCACCGACGGCGCCACGCCCATCGCCGACCTGCGTGCCGTCACACGCCGGATCGACCGGGAGACCGCCGCGCACTTCGCCGACGGCTACCAGCTCGTGCGCCACTTCCACGAGGGCATGGGCCTGTCCTGGCAGACGGCGTTCGGCTGCGAGTCCCGCGAGGAGGCCGAGGAGATCTGCGCGCGGCACGACATCCGCTGCGAGTGGCTGGACGACGGGCTGCTGCGCACCCGCCAACTGCGTCCGGTCACGGCCGGGCACCCGGCGACGGGCGACGAACTGTGGTTCAACCACCTGGTGTTCTTCCACCCGACGACGCTCGCGCCGGACGTCCAGGAGGCCCTGCTCTCCGCGTTCCCCGCCGACCAGCTCCCGTACGACACGCGGCACGCCGACGGCTCGCCGATCGACCCCGCCGTCGTCGCCCGCCTGCGCGCCGCGTACGAGGCGGAGAGCGTCAGGTTCTCCTGGCGCCGGGGCGACATCCTGGTCCTCGACAACATGCTGACCTCCCACGCGCGCGAGCCGTACACCGGTGAGCGCCGGATCGTCGTCGCCATGGCCGAGGCCGTCGAGCGCGCGGGGGCCCGCTCATGA
- a CDS encoding thioesterase II family protein: MNDTVLVRPNRSPQARQELICLAFCGGGVGAYLPWAERLPSDTGLGAVCYPGREGRFGEEFAEDWDELAEDVVEALETQTDRPYVLFGHSLGGLLAFDVAVRLERRGGALPSSLVISSAAAPRPGQSPQDMWPTTPWAGCTDEEIVTWMRAFGILPQYALDDPDLLDMAVELMRADIRVRDSYAYEEGVTTGVPVQLLTGETDEVIPRSAGERWSELARGGFRHDVLPGAHFYTPEVWETLPGRLTAIGC, encoded by the coding sequence GTGAACGACACCGTCCTGGTCCGCCCGAACCGCTCCCCGCAGGCACGGCAGGAGCTGATCTGCCTCGCCTTCTGCGGCGGCGGCGTCGGCGCCTATCTGCCCTGGGCCGAGCGGCTGCCGTCCGACACCGGTCTGGGTGCCGTCTGCTATCCGGGGCGCGAGGGCCGCTTCGGCGAGGAGTTCGCCGAAGACTGGGACGAGCTCGCCGAGGACGTGGTCGAGGCGCTGGAGACGCAGACGGACCGCCCCTACGTGCTGTTCGGGCACAGCCTGGGCGGACTGCTGGCCTTCGACGTGGCCGTACGGCTGGAGCGGCGCGGCGGCGCGCTGCCCAGCTCGCTGGTCATCTCCTCCGCCGCCGCGCCCCGCCCGGGTCAGTCACCGCAGGACATGTGGCCGACCACGCCCTGGGCGGGCTGCACCGACGAGGAGATCGTCACCTGGATGCGGGCCTTCGGCATCCTGCCGCAGTACGCGCTCGACGACCCCGACCTCCTGGACATGGCCGTCGAGCTGATGCGCGCGGACATCCGGGTCAGGGACTCGTACGCGTACGAGGAAGGGGTCACCACCGGCGTCCCCGTACAGCTGCTGACCGGTGAGACGGACGAGGTGATCCCGCGCTCCGCGGGCGAGCGGTGGAGCGAGCTCGCCCGCGGCGGGTTCCGCCACGACGTACTGCCGGGCGCGCACTTCTACACCCCCGAGGTCTGGGAGACCCTCCCCGGGAGACTGACGGCCATCGGCTGCTGA
- a CDS encoding non-ribosomal peptide synthetase, translating into MSESESELESGISSGSGDLRQPTDVLELLRLAVRSDPHRIAVHGPDGTWDFAQLDEQTLRLAAALSARGVGRGARVGVCLPRGGSLVVAMLAVWRAGAAYVPLDPHHPRRRLAEVAGRAGLHLLIAEDDGGDGTGPAPLGVPVLMPGTLDGHAPHDTPPVRSDPLDPAYVIFTSGSTGTPKGVEVTRGGVASLAASLEQAGVYAEHPRVVAWNAGVAFDASVQQWIRVCRGDTLVVLDEADRLHPERLAAVLDRHRVDDLDLTPSHWELLRDVLLAPRPDGRRLRLLMGGEPVPGHTWRELAAATRRGVLEAVNLYGPTECTVDATAAWITGDAPTIGRELPGVRLYVLDDELRPVPEGEPGEMFLAGPRLANGYLHRPALTARHFLADPYGPPGTRMYATGDRARHRPDGALEFLGRRDRQAKIRGYRVELGEVERVLEGARDVATAHVVPRGAGAADARLVAYVTGAGSAPPSAQGLRRYAADVLPDYMVPTSFVVLTTMPLTANGKIDTAALPEPQEDAPPTAGNAGSAGNAEDTAAFTAELWSTVLRQEVVEPHDDFFALGGQSLAALRVLKKLKDGLGLPLSIKDIYRYPVLADLVAHLESLRAQPADN; encoded by the coding sequence ATGAGCGAGAGCGAGAGCGAACTCGAAAGCGGGATCAGCAGCGGGAGTGGCGATCTCCGGCAGCCCACCGACGTACTGGAGCTGCTGCGCCTCGCGGTACGGAGCGATCCGCACCGGATCGCCGTGCACGGCCCCGACGGCACCTGGGACTTCGCACAACTCGACGAGCAGACCCTTCGCCTCGCGGCCGCGCTGTCCGCCCGGGGCGTGGGACGCGGTGCGCGGGTCGGCGTGTGCCTGCCCCGCGGCGGCTCCCTCGTGGTGGCGATGCTGGCCGTGTGGCGGGCCGGGGCGGCCTACGTGCCGCTGGACCCGCACCATCCGCGCCGCAGGCTGGCGGAGGTGGCCGGCCGGGCGGGGCTGCACCTGCTGATCGCCGAGGACGACGGGGGAGACGGCACGGGACCCGCCCCCCTCGGCGTACCCGTGCTGATGCCGGGCACGCTCGACGGGCACGCGCCGCACGACACTCCTCCCGTACGATCCGATCCCCTGGATCCGGCCTACGTCATCTTCACCTCCGGCTCCACCGGCACCCCCAAGGGCGTCGAGGTCACCCGGGGCGGCGTCGCCTCCCTGGCCGCGTCCCTGGAGCAGGCCGGGGTGTACGCGGAGCATCCGCGCGTGGTCGCCTGGAACGCGGGGGTCGCCTTCGACGCCTCGGTCCAGCAGTGGATCCGGGTGTGCCGGGGCGACACCCTGGTCGTGCTCGACGAGGCGGACCGGCTGCACCCCGAGCGGCTGGCCGCCGTGCTGGACCGCCACCGGGTCGACGACCTCGATCTGACGCCCTCGCACTGGGAGTTGCTGCGCGACGTGCTGCTCGCACCGCGCCCGGACGGCCGACGGCTGCGGCTGCTGATGGGCGGCGAACCGGTGCCCGGGCACACCTGGCGGGAGCTGGCCGCCGCCACCCGGCGAGGCGTCCTGGAGGCGGTCAACCTCTACGGCCCCACCGAGTGCACCGTCGACGCCACCGCCGCGTGGATCACCGGCGACGCCCCCACGATCGGCCGCGAGCTGCCCGGCGTGCGGCTGTACGTCCTGGACGACGAACTGCGCCCGGTGCCCGAAGGGGAGCCCGGGGAGATGTTCCTCGCCGGCCCCCGGCTGGCCAACGGCTATCTGCATCGTCCGGCACTGACCGCGCGGCACTTCCTCGCGGACCCGTACGGCCCGCCGGGCACCCGGATGTACGCCACGGGCGACCGGGCGCGCCACCGGCCGGACGGCGCGCTGGAGTTCCTCGGGCGCCGCGACCGCCAGGCGAAGATCCGGGGCTACCGGGTCGAACTGGGCGAGGTGGAGCGGGTCCTGGAGGGTGCGCGGGACGTGGCGACCGCGCACGTCGTGCCGCGCGGGGCGGGTGCGGCCGACGCCCGCCTGGTCGCGTACGTCACCGGGGCGGGTTCGGCCCCGCCGAGCGCCCAGGGGCTGCGGCGGTACGCGGCCGACGTGCTGCCCGACTACATGGTGCCCACCTCGTTCGTCGTGCTGACGACCATGCCGCTGACCGCCAACGGCAAGATCGACACGGCGGCCCTGCCCGAGCCGCAGGAGGACGCGCCGCCCACGGCAGGGAACGCGGGAAGTGCGGGGAACGCCGAGGACACGGCGGCGTTCACGGCCGAGCTGTGGTCCACCGTCCTGCGGCAGGAGGTGGTCGAGCCCCACGACGACTTCTTCGCGCTCGGCGGCCAGTCCCTGGCGGCCCTGCGGGTCCTGAAGAAGCTCAAGGACGGCCTGGGCCTGCCCCTGTCGATCAAGGACATCTACCGGTACCCCGTCCTCGCCGACCTGGTCGCGCACCTCGAATCGCTGCGCGCGCAACCGGCCGACAACTGA